One Phalacrocorax aristotelis chromosome 10, bGulAri2.1, whole genome shotgun sequence genomic region harbors:
- the LOC142062899 gene encoding deoxyribonuclease-1-like 2 produces MGTMMLVLCLLTMALPCPATAMLRIGAFNIQAFGDTKMSNEDVAGIIVNILCRYDVALVQEVRDSDLSAVTQLMEQLNSVSPSPYDYEISGPLGRDNYKEMYLFVYRTDTISVVDTYQYEDPEDVFSREPFILRVSAPHTKAEEFVLVPLHSAPHNAVTEIDALYDVYLAIVSKWGTDNIMFLGDFNADCAYVQPSDWSAIRLRTSDVFKWLIPNSADTTVGKSDCAYDRIVVCGAKLKRSIVPNSAAIYNFQRAFQLEQDKALAVSDHYPVEVKLTA; encoded by the exons ATGGGAACCATGATGCTGGTACTGTGTTTGCTGACCATGGCTCTCCCGTGCCCAGCCACTGCCATGCTGCGCATCGGCGCCTTCAACATTCAGGCCTTTGGAGACACCAAGATGTCCAACGAGGATGTGGCAGGCATCATCGTCAAT ATCCTGTGCCGCTACGATGTAGCACTGGTGCAGGAGGTGCGCGATTCCGACCTCAGTGCTGTCACCCAACTCATGGAGCAGCTTAACAG TGTGTCCCCATCCCCGTATGACTATGAGATCAGTGGCCCCCTGGGACGGGACAACTATAAGGAGATGTACCTCTTTGTCTACAG GACAGACACCATATCTGTGGTGGACACCTACCAATATGAGGACCCCGAGGATGTCTTCAGCAGGGAGCCATTCATCCTGAGGGTCTCAGCGCCCCACACCA aggcagaggagtTTGTGCTGGTGCCGCTGCATTCAGCCCCACACAATGCTGTCACCGAGATCGACGCGCTCTATGACGTCTACCTTGCCATCGTTAGCAAGTGGGGGACTGAC AACATCATGTTCCTGGGGGACTTCAACGCTGACTGCGCCTACGTCCAGCCAAGTGACTGGTCAGCCATCCGCCTGCGCACCAGTGATGTGTTCAAGTGGCTGATCCCCAACAGCGCCGACACCACTGTTGGGAAATCCGACTGCGCCTATGACAG GATCGTGGTGTGTGGTGCCAAGCTGAAGAGAAGCATCGTGCCAAATTCAGCTGCCATCTACAATTTCCAGCGCGCtttccagctggagcaggacaaG
- the LOC142062898 gene encoding deoxyribonuclease-1-like, protein MVASKLVLSLLVVALLLHMATTLKISAFNIKAFGDSKMSNQTIADIIVSILSGYDITLVQEVRDADLSAVKKLMDQLNRASMHPYSFLNSIPLGQTSYKEQYLFIYRSDMVSVLGSYYYDDGCESCGTDTFSREPFIVKFSSPTTQVEEFVLVPLHAEPSSAAEEIDALYDVYTDVINKWATNNILLLGDFNADCSYVTSAQWPSIRLRSLDACEWLIPDSADTTVTNTTDCAYDRIVACGTMLRQDIKPGSATINNFQKTFHLQSKDALAVSDHFPVEVTLKVR, encoded by the exons ATGGTGGCATCAAAGTTGGTGCTGTCACTGCTGGTTGTGGCTCTCCTGCTGCATATGGCCACCACGCTGAAGATCAGTGCCTTCAACATCAAGGCATTTGGGGACAGCAAGATGTCCAACCAGACTATCGCAGATATCATCGTCTCT ATTCTGTCTGGGTACGACATCACCCTGGTGCAGGAGGTCCGGGATGCCGACCTGAGTGCTGTGAAGAAGCTCATGGACCAGCTCAACAG GGCATCCATGCACCCATACAGCTTTTTGAACAGCATCCCCCTGGGTCAGACTAGCTACAAGGAGCAATACCTCTTCATCTACAG GTCGGACATGGTCTCTGTGCTAGGAAGCTACTACTATGATGACGGCTGTGAGTCCTGCGGGACTGATACCTTCAGCAGGGAGCCCTTCATTGTCAAGTTCTCTTCACCCACCACAC aggtggaggagttTGTGCTGGTCCCCCTGCATGCTGAGCCCAGCAGCGCAGCAGAGGAGATCGACGCACTCTACGATGTCTACACTGATGTCATCAACAAGTGGGCAACTAAC AACATTCTTCTCCTGGGCGACTTCAATGCCGACTGCTCCTACGTGACCAGTGCCCAGTGGCCGTCCATCCGCCTGCGCTCCCTTGACGCCTGTGAGTGGCTCATCCCCGACAGTGCCGACACCACTGTCACCAACACCACCGACTGCGCCTATGACCG CATCGTTGCCTGTGGCACCATGCTGCGCCAAGACATCAAGCCTGGCTCAGCCACCATCAACAACTTCCAGAAGACTTTCCACCTCCAGAGCAAGGAT GCTTTGGCTGTCAGCGACCATTTCCCAGTGGAGGTGACCCTGAAAGTCCGCTGA
- the INTS15 gene encoding integrator complex subunit 15, with protein sequence MSDIRHSLLRRDALSAAKEVLYHLDIYFSSQLQSAPLPLVDKGPAELLEEFLFQVPKERGAPPKRLNSLQELQLLEIMCNYFQEQTKDSVRQIIFSSLFSPQGNKADDSRMALLGKLVSMAVAVCRVPVLECAAFWLQRTPAVYCVRLARALVDDYCNLVPGSIQTLKQIFSASPRFCCQFITSVTALYDLSSDDLIPPSDLLELIVSWIFEDPRLILITFLNTPIAANLPIGFLELTPLTGLIRWCVKAPLAYKRKKKASLSNGHPPSKIAKDLTSVEDRDCHQLYSKLHLSVLQVLMMLQGHLTEKNLYGRLGLVPFDHVVPLVEEINRLSDELNPLNASKEIELALDRLAQALQVAMASGALLCTRDDLRTVCSRLPHNNLLQLVISGPVQQPTHGALPPGFYPHIHTPPLGYPAHAAHPALPAHPALPAHPVQTFIPGMTFPYRPIR encoded by the exons ATGAGCGACATTCGGCACTCGCTGCTGCGGCGGGACGCGCTGAGCGCCGCCAAGGAGGTGCTGTACCACCTGGACATCTACttcagcagccagctgcagagcGCCCCGCTGCCGCTGGTCGACAAGGGGCCGGCCGAGCTGCTGGAGGAGTtcctcttccaggttcccaaGGAGCGCGGCGCGCCGCCCAAG agattGAATTCACTTCAGGAACTTCAGCTCCTTGAGATCATGTGCAATTATTTCCAAGAGCAAACCAAGGATTCAGTCCGGCAGATCATTTTCTCATCTCTCTTCAGCCCGCaaggaaacaaagcagatgACAGCAGGATGGCTTTACTAGGAAAGCTGGTTTCCATGGCAGTGGCTGTGTGCAGGGTTCCAGTTCTGGAATGTGCTGCCTTCTGGCTGCAG CGAACCCCTGCTGTGTACTGTGTGAGGCTAGCCCGAGCCTTGGTGGATGACTACTGCAACTTGGTGCCAGGGTCCATCCAGACACTGAAGCAGATATTCAGTGCCAGTCCTCGCTTCTGCTGCCAGTTCATTACATCGGTCACAGCACTCTATGACCTCTCTTCAG ATGACCTCATCCCTCCTTCAGATCTGCTCGAGTTGATTGTTTCCTGGATCTTTGAAGATCCCCGCTTGATCCTCATCACCTTTCTAAACACTCCTATTGCAGCCAACCTGCCAATAGGGTTTTTAGAGCTCACGCCGCTGACTGGACTGATCCGTTGGTGTGTGAAGGCCCCCTTGGCttataaaaggaagaagaaagcttCTCTCTCGAATGGACACCCTCCCAGCAAAATTGCCAAGGACTTGACTTCAGTAGAAGACAGAGATTGCCATCAGCTGTATTCAAAACTGCATCTAAGTGTCCTGCAGGTTCTTATGATGCTTCAGGGGCATTTAACGGAGAAGAACCTTTATGGGCGGCTGGGGCTAGTACCCTTTGACCATGTGGTTCCTCTTGTTGAGGAAATTAACAGACTATCTGATGAACTCAATCCTCTCAATGCATCCAAAGAGATTGAACTGGCTCTAGACAGACTGGCTCAGGCTTTGCAAGTGGCCATGGCATCGGGAGCGCTCCTGTGTACTAGGG ATGACTTGAGAACTGTGTGCTCCAGGCTACCGCATAACAA cctgctccagctggtGATTTCAGGTCCAGTACAGCAACCGACCCATGGAGCTCTGCCACCAGGATTTTATCCTCATATCCATACTCCTCCTCTGGGCTACCCCGCACATGCCGCGCATCCTGCGCTCCCGGCTCACCCGGCGCTCCCGGCTCACCCTGTACAAACGTTTATACCAGGAATGACATTCCCATACCGACCTATTCGCTAA